A region from the Pelecanus crispus isolate bPelCri1 chromosome 11, bPelCri1.pri, whole genome shotgun sequence genome encodes:
- the HRK gene encoding activator of apoptosis harakiri — protein sequence MCPCALHGGPPAPCPCSPGRAARPSAAARLVAARLRRLGDELEQRAARRKARGRGPSAGRRLAAVVCLLCALTPAAALAWLIRRRSL from the coding sequence ATGTGCCCCTGCGCGCTGCACGGCGGCCCCCCCGcgccctgcccctgcagccccggccgcgccgcccggccctcggccgccgcccgcctggTCGCCGCCCGCCTGCGCCGCCTGGGCGATGAGCTGGAGcagcgggcggcgcggcgcaaggcgcggggccgcggcccctCGGCCGGCCGCCGCCTGGCCGCCGTGGTGTGCCTGCTGTGCGCCCTCACGCCCGCGGCCGCGCTGGCCTGGCTGATCCGCAGGAGGAGCCTCTAG